GCTGGAATCCGAAGACCATAGCGCCATTCTACCCAAAAGGGAAAGAACCCACAACATCGGCCGCAACGAAGACCTGAGGACTGTTCATACTGTAGTGGAACCACTACACTACGTATTTGTGGACTGTCAGCTAATTTGATATGATTTAccacctaacccccccccccctagagcATTGCCACCCTTTACTAATTTTCATGCCATGACCCTTACAGGGGCGcctacctccctccccccccacctcccctgccATTGACAAGCGAACCTAGCAAATCTAGAAGTCTGGAGGTGTAACTTTAGTCCCTAGGTGTACCTGCTATTAGGACCACAATCCTGTGGCCATCTGATGGTGCACCCACACCTAATAAGCAGGAGAAACACTAGATTAGTTACTCAAAAATATCACGTTGCTAACCCATTACTGTTAGTTTTTCCTATGTAGTCCAGCGATTGTTAACCTACAATAGAGAGACACCTGTGTAAGTTCCTTAGACCCATAATCCAACAAAAATGTGCATAAGTCTCACATGCCGAAGTTTTAATTTCTTCTTATCCTTTTTATCTGTTGATGTGTAAAATGTGGCTCTGCGAGCCGTTTGACCCCtgttgcacacaaaaataaagaattcaaaaaaaaaaaaaaaaaccgtatCAGTGATGTACAAGCTAGCCTAGAGGCAGCTTGGACCCATCTCCAATAGAGTGTGATTTGTGCATTTTTGGTGTCTGGACCTACGGGAAGGGGGGATGTACgggtaagagaaaaaaaaggggaatagTACGAACAAAAGTATTTACACACATCTTCCTGGGCCGGAAGAAACACAATAATCATCCCTGGGTGAGAACTAATATCTCCTCCAAGGGTGACAAAAGGAGGCTGGGAGCACCTCCCGACCTGaaataagaacatgttaacattgcatAATACATTATACACGAGAATTATACCTAAATGAGATAATTAAACAACATCGAACAGTAATAACAGCAGAAGAGTCAGGGTGCATGTCTGGTGACCTTACACAAACGGTTTAGGGTAGAATGCGGTAGTATGGTATAACCAGCTAAACCGTCAATATACTTTAACTAAGTGGCACATTCCATGTTAGGGGCATAAGACATGTGAAACTTAACTTGGACGCGCAACCATTTTCAGAGGTCCCGCAGTTACGTCCACTGGTGAATTTAGCCCAAGTTTGCAGACTATCATTGCAAAGTATGAATACAGTAATGGGTTTATATGTCTTCGTCATTGTACCTTGCAGTCGTTTTATTTGCATAACAACGATTTAtcgtttatttttgtaattagttATTATTAACCATATTTCTAATTTTTCATTTTCTACTTCTTCTTACGGCGTGTATCTATAACGACCGTAGCATTAGTGTTAAGCACTTCGCCGTCGAAAAAGGATATAGTCTTTAGGCGGCGCATTAGCTATGCCCTTGAGCTATGGGGAAAGGGGAAAGTATGGTAGCCTATAAGGGGAAGGCGGTTAATCGCGCTATTCATTGTTACATATGGCGGGCTAGGCGTTAATAGCTTAGTGCACATTTACTCACAAAATTATCGCTGGGTGTAGCAATGATCTGAGCTGGCAAATGGTAGGTAGGCAATCGAACACAGTTAGGTGGCAAACAAACATATCAGAACTTTATATTATCAGGCCACACGGATCTCAAGATTCGAAAGAGCATCTTCTTCTCGCATCCTACAGACCGTTTTATATTGATTATCATGTGTGAGACATGCTATACGACAACATTGCTCCGACTACACAGAGTTGTAACGCAAACACAGTAGACATTGAACAGTAAACATTGTGAGAGTATGCGGCAGCGAATATTTATCGCTACTGATGACTCCATACCAGTTGTGGCCTGATAAGGGCCCTAGTGCTTGAGGCTGGAAATAAACTTGTAGCAAATGGTTTGGGATGTGGATAGAAGGTAAAAGGTTCGCTAATAGACAGACTGCCAGAAATTGGCATATATATGGGTATATAAATGTCTGGACGTAAACCTTTAGGGAGGACACAGCCCAAAGTATACGTGACATGTGGCAagatacatatacaaacaatTACATATAAAGCGTAACGGTCACAGTATTGAATTGTATACCAGAGCGACCTTCAAGCAAATACGATCATCGAGAAAGTTCAAGGGATCTTAGCTGGGGATCTTGCCATCTGCCAATCCTCTTGGAGTCGTCGTGGAGACGCTGGTTCAGCCGCGGCTTGATGGGTAGGTGAGCCTTTCCAAAGACCCCACGTGGTGATCAGCTTCATGCCTTCCATTGAGTTGTGCGCAATAAAGTTCTTGCCTTGTCTCTAAATGATTAATTTAGTGGGGTACCCCCATCTGTACATCACCTTGTTATTTCGAAGAGTCTTAGTGACTGTAAtaaattcttttcttttttccatcGTGGCCGCCGATAGATCTGCAAATAATGCAACCTGCTGATGTGGCTCAGGAAGCGTTTGAAGTTTTCTTGCCGCCATTAATAAAGATTCCTTGTGCGCATAGTAATGGAATCTTACTATAACGTTCCTCGGGACATCGGCAGGCAGACGTGCGGGCCTCGGAAGCCTGTGCATGCGGTCGTATGCCCATGCGGAGTCAGGCAGGCTTGGGACTAGAGTTTGACAGATAGAAAGGATATGGGCTGGAAGAGCATCTTGGGAGACATCATCCGGAATGCCGCGGAATCGTACATTTTGCCTCCTCGACCTATCCTCCATATCTGCAAGCTTGGTTTTAAGAAGTGTATTTTCTTCCGATAATTTCTGTAGTTTGTCTACTACCTCATTGTGGGCCCCACACAGTTCGTCGGTTTTATTTTCCAGGTGGCTAGTTCTGTCGCCAATGTTGGTGATTTCCTTCCTCAGATCTCCATTAATGCGGTGGAAGTCCGCAGTGATTGTAGCTCTGAGTTCTTGTAGCATCCTATGCAAACTGCGTTCTGTTATAGGAGCCTCAGAGTATTTAGAGGAGCTGGTCTCATAGTCGGACTGGCCATCTGAGAAGTTAGAGgcctcgtcgccatcttggatttctctGCGCCGACCAGATTTTTTCTGTTTAGCTGTCTCTGACAGCTTCATCTGCTTCGAAGGAGACATTGAGTGACTCTGTACCGTCCGGTATAGGTATATCTCGTATTTAGGGCAGTTTCGTTGGTAGTCGCTGTGTAAAAGTCGCTTTTTTGGTCGGGAAGACGGCGGAGCTCCTATGCCATGCGACTGCTCACACCGGAAGCTGGACACGCCCCcgttaattcatttatttaattaaagtaTGTAGAAAAGTTCagactttacatttttttccagtgAAGAGCAAGTGTCAACTTGTTTCAACTTAGAAAATCACAAAACATTATTTAGTTAGTAATGTCCAAACTTTTGCCTTTTTCCTTAAAATCGTAcatttctatgtttatatatgaATTATTAAAAAGGAATAATCCACAAAATCACATCAATACCCCAGGACATAAACAGAAACCAGCACAAACAGAATGCAACTTTCTGGGTTAAATAATTtgatttatttgattatttttccaAAGAATGTACCATTGAAATATTGATGTCTTACACAGGTTCTGCTAATATGTATTCACTGTCGAAACCATGCAAGACGTGAACAATATTGTTTACCAAGAATTGATTTCAACTTTTTGATTTCAACGtttctatttaattttgtttgttcGTGCTCTCTAAACATTTCCACTGTATGCATATTGGGTTTTAAATATGCACTTTCCATTGTCACTTTCCAAATTTTTCATGAAGAACAGGATTCAAGGgcatttgctttttaaaaaataaaataataaattaagttcATTCACTTTACTGTTCCAAAAAATGATTCATATGAACAATTAAACTCAAGCACCCTAATATGCTAGTTCTTTAAAACCACATATTAATGTGTACTCCTGCTGGACTCACACTGTCTTTTTAGTTTTCATTGTATTATAATTTTGAAATAAACAATGCCAAAAGGAACaatcccaatgaaaaaaaaaatactagcatactattagattttttttataaaatgtggcTTAACAAAAAGGCTTTTCATTTTGTATCATTGAAGTTGTTGTTTAGCTCTTACaggtatattttaaaaaaatctaagtgCAAATACTATTTTATTGCTGtgtattcaaatataaataactgGGTTCTCTTTCTCTTTCAGATGTCTACGTCTAACTGATGTTGACCATATATTTTGTAGCCACGGAAAATGATGCTGTGGATATGTTCCGGAGCATCCTTTATTACTTCCTTTGGATAAATGAGAAGTCGTCATGTTATTATGCTGACAACTAAGCATGAATTTGGTAGACCTGTGGATAACACGCTCCCTCTCCATGTGTCTGCTCTTACAAAGCTTTGTTCTAATGATACTGTGCTTTCATTCTGCCAGTATGTGTCCCAAAGGCTGCCTTTGCTCTCATTCAGGAGGCTTAAATGTCAGCTGTAGTAATGCAAACCTCAAGGAGATACCTAGAGACATTCCCCCGGAAACTGTTCTACTCTACCTAGATTCCAATCAAATAACATCCATCCCTAACGATATTTTTAAAGACCTCCATCAGCTGAAGGTTCTCAACTTATCCAAAAACAGCATTGCGTTTATAGATGAAAACTCATTTAAAGGTGTGGCAGAAACATTGCAGATTTTAGACTTGTCAGACAACCAGATTACAAGCGTCCACAAGAATGCTTTTAGTAATTTAAAGGGAAGGGCCAGAATTGCTAATAACCCATGGCACTGCGACTGTACTCTACAGCAGGCTCTGAGGAGCATGGCATCAATTCACGAGACTACCAGCAATGTAATTTGCAAAACATCTGACCTGGATGAACATACCGGGAGGGCTTTGCTGACTAATGCAAATGATGCAGACCTTTGTAATATTGCGAAAAAGACTACGGATTATGCCATGTTGGTCACTATGTTTGGCTGGTTCACCATGGTGATATCTTATGTGGTATACTATGTACGGCAAAACCAGGAGGATGCGAGGAGGCATCTTGAATACTTGAAATCCCTGCCAAGCAGGCAAAAAAAACCTGATGAAGCTGACGACATTAGCACTGTGGTATAGTATTGGAGACAAGAGACTAAAATAGGAAATGGATAATACCTTGGAATGTCATTAGAACAAACCGAGTTTAGTTCTAATGCTTGTTGTAAACctttttgcctttttaaaaaaacaaaaacattacggTGGCAAAATTGTGCCACTGTTGACAAACAATACAAGATAAATTTTGTTTGACGGTACGCTGTCGTCTCTTTGATGGTATTCCAATCGAGTTAACTAGTATGTAATCATAACTTAGAATGCATTTCACTATTTaataatgaaatatttatttttttaatttataacaaTAAATAATGGCTTACCTTTAAGCCATGTAAAACTAGTAGTAATCTATTATTCTTTGAAACATGGTAAGCAAGTTGggttaattgatttatttttataggtTAGAAACCATTATGCAAAATTCGTATCGTTTTAACACAAAAATAAGCTGAAAGAGAAAAATGAAATGTGATGTTCTGTGAAAACTGTTAATTTTGTTATCTTCTCTGATCTACAAAGCTACATTGTACTGTCACTGTGCCAGCATAGAATTTCcatttgtatatttaaaaaaaaaaaaaatcttttgatgGAATCATCTATAGTAGGACCAGGTAATTGTTAATAAAAAGAGGAATACGTTTGTGCAGCAGTTAATTTAATACGAATTTGCATTCGTGGTTAAAATGGACAATATGGTTAATCTATGATTACTCTgtgtaagaaaaaagaaaaaaatctgtgATGTCTCCCTATAACAATAAATGATTGATTATGGCCTCAATTTCAaatactttccaaatgattcaataatgTTAGAAacatttccaaattatttatttataaaaattccTCTAGActaaggataggcaaccttcggctctccagatgttgtggactacatcccccataatgctcttacacacataatgctggcaaagcatcatgggaggtgtagtccaaaacatctggagagccgaaggttgcctatccctgctctagacgTTAACAGTGACATCTGTGGATATATCTcttggaaagtttttctaacagtactgaaataatttgaaaagcttaataAATTGAGGCCTATGTATACCCAGGTTGAGCTACTGTGTGAAACCTTGGTTCACAGGTACAAGTATGATATCATTTCATATTTACCTTACCAGACCACCGccctttattattcatttttttctagTTTCCATTATTACATTCAGCATGTTTCCTATTAAATTCAGTACAGTTCACCTGCTATTGGTTCTCTTATCAACTCTTACAAGCTCTTCCTATTGCTCTATTCCATTCTCATATGGTCTGTCTGCTTTTGTATTTAGTTAGAGTTGTTCGATTGTTTAACTTCTTGGGGACACATGATTAACATGTTCTATCACGCTggccttttacttctgaagctgtgtccttaaggggttaagtattagCTGAAAAGTAAAGTTGACACtcttaaagaaccactaaagtcatccagaccactttatctcaatgaagtggtcggggttcagtgtccctgtccttttaaccctgcaatgtaaaacaaatgcAGTTTTGTAGAACCTGCAATGTGTACATTGTACAGTTAAACACTCATCTACCTATTAGAAACATTTAATTCTAcatctatgaggagcattggattggctgactgTTTGAGAACCAAATTATGTTGTTGACGATAAAGTGGCTGGCAGTGCTGAAGGAGTCTCAGAGAAATGGTAAGTAAAAGCCTTTAGGGGCGACCTTAAATTAATCTGCAGCTAGGggtctatagtattaggaatatagATTTGGATTACCTAatgcaatagtgttcctttaactctaaaCTGAAACTCTGTTGTGTTTACACTTTGTACAAAGAGGTGTTGCCTAATGTCAGATTTAATATCAAGGTGTTAAGGCCAGGCTCTATCAAAACCAATGAACTCTGTGCCTTGGTATGCTGTTGGTTTAATGAGCATGACCTTTATTCGGCAGCTTAATATGTTAATGTTGTCTTTATCCTGCCTCCTAGACTGTCACATATGCTAAATGTAAATTGCATCTACCAGGCTACTGAATTATTAAGGTTTAACATATGAAAACTTACTGATTTTGCATGGCAGCCATTGTTTTAGGGCCCTGTCCTGCCAAGCTGAATATATTTCATACTGTCCTGCATCTGGGTGCACCAGGACACTATCTTCAACCAGCACAGATGCTTGTACTGTTCTAAGGGTGCTAGAGACATGCATAGAGCACTTTAGAGGCACTATTTGCATGGCCTTCTCTGTTGAGGGATGACTTGAGGCTGTCTGTAATCCTAACGTGCAACAGTGAAACAGCCCATtggggcatcatcagtgaggcaagTTTAAGGCCCATTGGATTGGTCTACATTCCTACATGCTGATACCTTATGAGTGACCACACGAAACCTTAGGAACCTCAATGACATTTCCTATTCAATAAATGGAGTCTCTGTTTCAAAAAAGCCAATTTTCTGGGGTAAATGCTACGCTTAATGAGACcaggtgtcaaggtgtcaaaTTAACCCTGTGGTACTGAAGTGAGGGCAAGATAAGCTCACTGAGAGCAGATCAGCTCTATATAGGCATGTTAAATACatgataaaatagtaaaaaacacagTACACATTTCTTCTTCTCCCCAAAAGATTACAAGGTAAAGAAACATTGCAGGTTTTTAAGTCTTCCCTGGGGCATTGTCAACACTACCTCCCTGTTCTCCATAGGTTTGTTGCACTGAAAAGAGATAAACagaaatgtatacacacacagagaacacTGAGACACCTTCATTGACTCACATGGTGACCAAAAGGGGTATTGACATTGAAAAACTGTGGAAGGTTGGAACAAATCCACGATGCATCCAAAGTAATTCAATAGagttacaaaatacaaaaatgcacAGACTGTTTCTTTTAAGGTTTTACATTTGTTAATTTTTGTAACTACAATGTTCAGTATTTAAATAACTATacatattagacttgtgcatttagtTTCGGTCGAATTGATATTCAAGCAGCTAGTAGCTAGTAGCTGTTTGGCCGAATTCCTCATCTATGAAGAACCTGGCAGATGCATGAACACACAACTAGTGCAATAGACCAGCATGTTCGTTTAATTTAGAAATCAGAGGTCTACCTgtgtcaccccccaaaaaaaaagagatgattgatgagaaaaaaaaaagattaatgtcTAGGAGACAGACTTTAAATGTAGGTTAtagtcacagatcaagtaagaattgactaatagaggggaaaaaaggagcagaaaaaatatatagtataaagacatggatttttttttacttctcttgCTCCTTTTCTCTTTATTGGTTacatttttctcacttgatctgtgaaccaaagccCAGATTGTGCGACTATCAGTACATTGAgaactatatacataattatattatatacaaagatttgcaacagtgttgatgttccaggagggataagccaaatggcaaatgatttaggtaaactagaaaaatggtcagagttgtggcagctgacatttaatgtggataagtgcaagataatgcatcttggatgtaaaaacccaagggcagagtacagaatatttgatagagtcctaacctcaacatctgaggaaagggatttaggggtgattatttctgatgacttaatggtaggcagacaatgtaatagagcagcaggaaatgctagcagaatgcttggttgtatagggagaggtattagcagtagaaagagagaagtgctcatgccattgtacagaacactggtgagacctcacttggagtattgtacgcagtactggagaccgtatctctagAAGATTTCAGAGATAGACTACAAAACTAGTTTATGaattgcagggtaaaacttactAGAAAAGGTTAAAGGTTTTTTCATATGTATAGCTTAGagtaaagatgagacagggggcatatgaaagaagaatttaaatacataaacagaatcaacatagtaaaggaggagactatatttaaaaaaaaaaaatctacaacaacaagaggacatagtcttaatttagaggggcaagggtttaaaaaataatagcaGTAGTATTCAttcactgagagggtagtggatgcatcgaatagccttccagctgaaatggtagtggttaacacagtgagggaattTAAACATGgacaaatgaaaatattttgaaaattgggcaggctagatgagccgaatggttctttcctgccgtcacattctatgtttctatgtatttattttacagtaCAATGATTGGCTAATTTTTGctccatttttctgtttttctgaattgttctctggatttttttttaaggatgatATTCAAACCAGCCAAACCATCAAATGAATGAGCGTCCAAAACGAAATTTAATTTactgaaaaaatgttttgacaaCCAAATTTTTCTgctatgcacaagtctaataattaTGTCAATTATGGCAATTAAATCATTCATGACAACGGTTAGGTAAAGCCTGTCTTATTATGTCACTTGTCGTGACATGGTTAAAATGAatgtatttcatatttttgttacTGTTTTTCTGCATGAGGTCACATGAAATGGTTGCTGAGACATGTTTCTAAATACGACTTAAAAGAAAAAAGCATTGATCATCATTGTAAGCTATGTATAAATTTAAATCCAGCTGAGCAAAAACACACTTCAGTAAAAATGCCAAGGGACAAAATACGTAAGTGTCATAATTTATAACCAAATTGGCACAAGTCGTATGTGTTCGCTGTTCCTACATATTAAATTATTCATTAACATACCTGGGAACCATGATGGCTGAGTGGACTGGAAATTTCAATCTTTCTTCAGCTGGAAGAAGAGGGTTGGGTTTAACCGAGGGAGgtcttcatttaaatatttgttaatGAATACAATAGTTTTGACCAAGAGGTTTAGGTGTGTGGCTTCCTTTACATAGCAGATTTACAAATATGCTCAAGTATGTGGCTAGAACCTTTATAGTGTATCCTTTTATTCTCCTGTATTATGAAATTTGCCATAAAAAAAATCTGGCTTTGGCACAGTGTCAGTACATTGTCCTTAAAGTGCTTCTAGAGAAAGTCACCAGTGTCTTATGTCACAGAACACACAACTAAAGTTACAGAAGTGAGTCCCTAGTTCTGTTGTCTGCATCCCTCAGAAAGATTCCATGCCTTTAAGGGGAGCAATTTCCAATGAGCCCTTCACATGCTCTATGTAACAATAGTAATGCGAGTTCCATGCCTTTTTATTAATAAACATCTGAACAAAGATACATGCTGCTCCTGCTTTATTTGTTCTCCAtttctcagatttttttttcatttcctgaGCATTTCTTGTTAAACCATTGTACGTCTAGTGTTATAAAACCATAccaggcattatatatatatatatatatatatatatatataaatatagttactTGGGCCCGGCACTCAAGGTCTCCTGGTCTTTACTTGCCTCGGTGCTATGTTTCTCcagttaaaatacatatatatactgtatatatgatGATACAGTACACTCAGAGGACTCAGTAAATGTATTAGTAATTCTGCTTTATTGTGCAATTAAAGACAAATACAGATTATTGTTTCAGTCTATTACCAAACATTTTTAAAGACAAATCAACAAATTTAAATGGAGATCGTAAGATGAAGGACTGGGTGACCATGATGAGAAAGAGGCTCATGAAATAGTAAGTGACATCTATCAGTTTCTTAAAGTACTGTATTTGCTAAATCGTGCTTGTCATCGGGAGAACAAACACAGGTGCAGCCGGTGCGACTGCACTGGGCCTGTGCACTGAGGGGGGCCcatcggggggggggaggggggggggtaaatgcacttagggccacacaATGAAAATGTATCCTCATGGGCACAGTCCTGAGCTGCAGCCCTTTAACAACAAGACAGGGCCCCTTTAATAATGGCAGCATGAAAGGAAGTGAaagactgtcacttcctcccagatgacACTGAGCCACATGAGAGGGAGAAGATAAAGAGGGTACACTGACTGTTGGGAGAgcctctgactcccaacagcctcaactAGCAGACTGAATCTACCCTTCTGCACCCAaaatgtaggaaacaggagggtggttacATTTTGCATTTGTGTCCGTGTATTAGTATGtaagtctatgtgtctgtatgtgtatctgtgtgtttctgtatcttttctggtgtctgtatgtgtatctgtatgtctgcatgtgagtgtgtttttgtatctgtgtgttggtgtatctacatgcatggatgtatgtgtatctgtgtgtcttgtgtacctgtgtatttgcatgtgtgtctatatgtatatatgtgtgtctgtctatgtgtatctgtgtgtctttgtatctatctgtgtgtctgtatgtgtatctgtgtgactgtgtatctatcagtgtgtctgtatgtgtatctgtgtgtgtgtcagtgtttgtatctgtatgagtgtcattgtgtgtatcagtgtgcttgtgtatctgcatgtatgtcaatgtgtgtgtctgtgtatttgtatgtgtgtcagtgtgtgtgtcttgtatctgcattgtatcagtgtgtgtgtgtctgcatgtatgtcagtgtgtatctgcatgtgtgacagtgtctgcacctgtgtgtatgtgtatctgatgtacctgtatatgtgtgtattggtatgtgtgtgtcatgggagGCAGTCCGAACTGACTCATGTAGTTGAttaggagtcttcagcgtggtagTGGATACGTAGGGCCTGGTGCgaggtaaccgcacgccccctggtgttgagcaccagcatttacCAAGACCCTGTTGCAGCTTAGCGGTTGTCAGAGCAGAAGTATgctgtatccagtactagaaacaaggcaaggctaggatagacaccaaacaagaaaacaagacaaaactaatagaacccagaaccagagaaggttagaaagctaaacccagaacatgtacacaatacgtAAGGAAAACATTAACAGAAcaagggcaggacaggactgtacatggactgggaacacaaaataaaacaagacaagatataataggcaaaacaagaggagacaaaacTAAGTACTATACATGCAATAAACATGGGagatttatacatacataaatggccaagatgtatgcagcccaccaactGCGTCAAATTCCTCCAATTAAGGTGGGTCCTATCTACCTAtaaatgcatgactaaataaacaatattaaaacacacacagcacttacctgcaagaaaatgGCAGAGGACTtgtagcaactgcctgcaggaaccaactgtaaCAAAAGGATTCATGGAAAaggaacaggtgtggcaacataaaacaaacatttaaaggaatccaagagactgggaattccagggacaaaatacaggaatgaacccagaaaaccccgcataaagaaaaccatacacagaatagaaaaccagaaaagccaaggaaaacaaaacaagaattgtaaaaagagtactggataccagaagccaaggccagacctcTTTACAGGACAGAGTAGGTCCTgacagtgtgtcagtgtctgtatctgtatgtgtgtcagtgtgtgtatgtgtgtatgcacgtatatctgtgtgtatgcatatgaatgtgtgtcaatgtgtgtctgtatctgcatgtgtgtctgtgttgatatgtatatctgtatgtgacagtgtatacatatatgtgcatacatctcagcattcaaacacctacactacacacaaatgcaccactgcattcaaacatcaacactacgtacatttaattgtaattggttaactcaagacaaggttctgcagcaactaaagaaagttaatataaacaaagctccagggcctgaatggtatccatccacgagtacttaaggaactaagtgtagaaataagtgaaccactgtttttaatctttcaagattattttctttcaggattggaggaaggcagatgtagttcctatattcaaaaaaggttcaaaaaccttgtctggaaattatagacctgtgagcttaacttctgtggctgggaaaatatttgaaaggttattaagggataatattcaagaattctttgagaagaacatggttatcagcaaaaatcagcatggttttatgaagcacaggtcatgtcaaactaacttaaattccgttctacgaagaagtaagtagaagaatagatcagggtgttgcagtggatgtgacctatttggattttgccaaggcatttgatacagttccacacaatagattagtgttcaaactcaaggaaatcggtctagatgaaaatgcttgttcttgggtagaacattggcttaaaaatagagcacaaagagttgtcattaatggtacagaGGGGACAAGTGGTGTccgtcagggttctgttctgggaccttcTATTTACCATGTTTATAAATGTTcttgaaaaaaacattgaaagtcatgtttcaatgtttgcagatgacacaaaactctgtaaaa
The nucleotide sequence above comes from Pelobates fuscus isolate aPelFus1 chromosome 4, aPelFus1.pri, whole genome shotgun sequence. Encoded proteins:
- the LRRC3B gene encoding leucine-rich repeat-containing protein 3B, which gives rise to MNLVDLWITRSLSMCLLLQSFVLMILCFHSASMCPKGCLCSHSGGLNVSCSNANLKEIPRDIPPETVLLYLDSNQITSIPNDIFKDLHQLKVLNLSKNSIAFIDENSFKGVAETLQILDLSDNQITSVHKNAFSNLKGRARIANNPWHCDCTLQQALRSMASIHETTSNVICKTSDLDEHTGRALLTNANDADLCNIAKKTTDYAMLVTMFGWFTMVISYVVYYVRQNQEDARRHLEYLKSLPSRQKKPDEADDISTVV